DNA sequence from the Veillonellales bacterium genome:
CCGCATGCTGCGCAGCAGCCGGAAGTATTGGAACTGGATATCAGATAATACCGGAAAGGAGGAACATAATATGGCATTAGTGAACTACTACGGCACAGGCCGCAGAAAAACTTCGGTTGCCAGAGTTCGTCTGGTTCCGGGAGAAGGCAATATTATCATTAACGGTCGTCCGCTGGTTGAATATTTCGGTTTAAAAACCCTTGAACTGGTTGTAAAGCAACCGCTGAATCTGACTGAGACTGTTGGTAAGTACGATGTGCTTGCCAAAGTGGAGGGCGGCGGTCCTTCCGGACAGGCCGGCGCAGTTCGGCACGGCATTTCCCGTGCGCTGCTTCGCGTTGACGGCGAATATCGTCCCGCTTTGAAAAAAGCCGGATTATTGACTCGTGATCCCCGGGAAAAAGAGCGCCGCAAATACGGCCTCAAAAAAGCCCGCAAAGCTTCTCAGTTTTCCAAACGTTAATTTTATTGTTATCAGGGCCCAGGAGATTTTTCCTGGGCTTTTGCTTTCAACTGCAAAAATAATCCTGCTTATAAGCAGGATTATTTTACTGAAAAGTATAATAAAAAGGAATATAATAATAGGCAGAGGTAAAAAACAGATGGAGGAATGATGATGAAGAGACTAGCAGTTTTTCTTTTGTTTTTGATGATGATTTGTACCAGCGGAGTCGCTTTCGCCGGGTTGGATGATACCCGGGCTTCGATGGAAAGCCAGTACGGTGATTACCGCATGGTGATTGATACGGATAATCAGATGTGGACAAAAAGCGAGTGGGATCAAAAAGGGCAGTTCCGGGAAAAAGCCGCCGCTTATACCTATTCTTTCAGCCGCCAGAAACTGGGCTTTGAGCTGGAAGCATCGTATAATGGCAAAACACCTCAGTCAACTGTAATTGCTCAGCGCTTTACACCTAATATGTCGATTACGGTAAAAGAATTTAAAAATTATTTTCCCGAAATTTACAGCTTAATTGCATCACCGCACGCTCAGGCCTTCGCCAGCAGCAGACAAGTAACCCGTCAGTTCCAGGAACTGCAGTCGCCGGTGACGATGGGGATTCTGGTAAAGGAAGCGCCGGCAACGCAGAAAGGCTATTATACTTTGCTGGCATTTAACATCCAGGATGAAGGCCGCTTGATCAAAGACCCAAAATTTATTGATGCCAATACATATATAAGGGAATTTACGATTGAGCGGGTCTTTCAAAAGACGGCAGTCGATTCTTTGGAATCCGGCGAATGGCAGCCGATAAAGAATTATTTTTAATAAAGCGAAGCAACAGGATTGCTGCATAATGAGCGCAGCAATCCTGTTGCTTTATAGACGGCAGTTTCCAGCCATGGGGCGGAACGGCGCACCGGCGTCTTTTTCTACCGTGCCAATCGAATCGGAACCAGTTTGGCCTCTGCGGCTGATTCGGGTCCAATATAACCATTGCGGACCATAGCGGCTAACACGACTGCCTGCCGTTGTTTGGCAGCGTTAAAATCCACATAGGGCGAAATGAGAGAGGGAGCGTTGGGCAGTCCCGCCAGCATGGCCGATTCCGCTAAATTCAATTTGTTTGGCGTTTTGCCAAAGTAAGTTTTAGCTGCGTCGCCGATGCCGTAGGTTCCTGAGCCGAAGTAAACAGTATTTAGATACATTTCAAGAATTTCTTCTTTTGAATACCGCAGCTCCAGATCAACGGCCAGGATGACTTCCTCGACTTTTCGTTCCAGGGAACGGTCCTGGGTGAGAAATAAGTTTCTGGCTAATTGCTGGGTGATGGTGCTGCCGCCTTCGGCAATACTTCCCACCTGCATATTGACCAAGGTGGCCCGGAGAATCCCTTCGATATCAAAACCAAAGTGACGGTAAAACCGGCTGTCTTCTACAGCGATGATAGACTGCTGCATGGGTAGGGGAATGTCTTGTATTTTGACCATTTTTTGATTTCCCAGCTTAGCATTCACGGCGCTTTTCAACGCGATAATGCGATAGATCCGGTCATAGGCGCCGCTCAGACTGCCGGATACAATTTCAGTTTTCACAACGGCAGAAGCGGGAAAGGTTTTATGAATAAATAAATTGCCGCCGGACCACCAAAAGGCGGTGCAAAATATAAGCAGCAGCAAAAACCAAAATTTACGGCTGAACATAAAGTCCTCCTTTGGACAGTAGTATAACAACTTACCACTATATTCTACCTTACTTGTCTTTTTTTTTCTATAGCTTCCTAGCACGCAGCTTTAAGGCGATTTCCCTTCAATTCAACAGCAAAAGTTGGGTATAGATGGATAAAATTCGGCATAAAGTGATATTAAATCCAGGTGGGGGGAATTGTGATGCGGATTTTATCACTGAGCCGGCGGAATCTGCAGAAAGTCGCGCTGCTCAGCGTTGCGGTTGTTGCACTGAATTTATTGGCGCTGCGGTATCTGGTACTTGACGACGTTGACGATGTCGATTTAACCTTGCTATCAGGCCATGTCGTTGCCTTGGATCCCGGACATGGGGGAATTGACAGCGGTGCCAGAGCGAATGGCTTTAGGGAAAAAGACATCACCATGGCGATTGCGGAAAAGCTTACAGTCATATTACAGGAAAATGGCGCTCAAGTATTTTTAACTCGTGACAGTGATGTGGATTATTATACTCCGGGCAAAGGGGGCAAGCGCAATGATCTGATGAAGCGGGTGGAAATAATCGAAGCATCCGGTGCCCAGGTGTATGTCAGTATTCATTGTAATGCCATCCAAGCCCGACGGTTATCCGGGGCTCAGGTATTTTACAGTCCTAAACTGGAAGAAAATAAAATGCTGGCGGAAGGAGTACAGCGGGCGCTAAAAAAATTTCCTCCCGGGAATAAACGTCAGGCGAAGCAGGATTTGCACATTTTAGTGTTGAATGCAATGAATAGACCAGGCATCCTGGTAGAAGCCGGGTATCTGACGAATCAAACAGAAGCCGGCTTGCTGGCTGACAGCGGTTATCAGCAAAAACTGGCAGAGCAGATTGCTAAAGGGCTGGCGTATCATTTCAGCCAAAATGCGGGAAGATAGCTTTAGAGCGAATTTGTCTGCTAAGGACAAAAGATCCCCGGCCGTAGAGGACGGGGATTTTATAGGCTGTTAACGCGATAAAGGATGCTTTTTTGGTTCTAAAAGGAGTGATATTGTGACGAAATTAGTTGATTGTGCGCTAATGCCCCATCCGCCCATCATGATTCCGGAAATAGGCGGCAGCGAGCTGAAAAAAATTCAGGCGACTGTTACGGCGGCTGAGCGGGTGGCGCAAATCATCAAAGAGGATAACCCGCAAACAGTTGTGATCATCACCCCCCATGGCCCGGCTTTTAAGGATGCCGCCAGTATTAGCGTCCATCCCCGGCTGAAGGGGAATCTGAGTGCTTTTGGCGTGCCTGATGTGTCGGTGGGATTTGAAACCGATGGTTTGCTGATTCGGCATATTTTGAAACAGACCAAGCGGCTGGGAGTTAATTTGGTGGAACTGACCGATGATCTGGCCAAGAGTTACCGGTTCCGGCTGGAACTGGATCACGGTGCCGTCATACCACTCTATTATTTACATAAAGCAGGCTTTAAGGGACAACTTGTTCACTTGTCCATCGGCAGGCTGCCTTATGAAGAAATGTATACCTTTGGCAAAGCGGTCCAGGCGGCGATTGGAGCCTTGGACAAGCGAGTCGCTGTCATCGCCTCAGGGGATTTATCACACCGCCTGACAGTGGATGCACCGGCAGGCTACAGCCCCCGGGGGAAAGAATTCGACAGTCAGGTGTTAAGTGCCGTAAAGGATTTGGATGTAAAAACGCTGTTTCATATAGAGCCCGCTTTGGTAGAGGCGGCCGGAGAATGCGGCCTTCGTCCCATTTTCTTTTTGCTGGGCGTTGTTGGCGGCTTAGCAACTCAGACGGAAATTTTATCTTATGAAGGACCTTTTGGCGTAGGGTATGCTGTGGCACTGGTTCGTTTGCAGTCGGCTGAAAAGGGAGACGATGGCAATGCCCGCTGAAAGTGCACCGGTTGTCCTGGCAAGGGAAAGTCTGACTTATTATTTGACAAACAACCGGCCGATGCTTCTGCCGGCAAAGCTGGCACCTGAATTAAGCGGACAGGCCGGGGTATTTGTCTCATTGAAGAAAAATGGCCGGCTGCGAGGCTGTATCGGCACTTTTCAGCCGACAACCGCTGCTATCGGCGCCGAAATTATCCAAAATGCCATTAGCGCCGGGACGGAAGATCCCCGGTTTCCGGCGGTAAAGCTGGCAGAACTAGCTGACATCACGATATCAGTGGATGTTTTGGCAGCCCCCGAGGCGGTTGACAGTCCGGCACAGCTTGATCCGCAAAAATACGGAATTATTGTCCGGCGGGGCAGCCGTCGGGGACTTCTCCTGCCGATGCTGGCGGGAGTCGATACGGTGGCGGAACAGATTGCCATTGCCCGGGAAAAAGCCGGCATTTCACCAGGGGAAGAAATCGAATTATACCGGTTTACCGTTACCCGATATACTTGACGGCAGGTGATTTGAATGCGGGAAGCTATGTATTATCAGCCACAGGCAGCAGGCGTAGCGGCCTGTGGGCTATGTCCGAAAGGCTGTATGATTGGTGAAGGCGGAGCGGGATTTTGCCGGGTTCGCAAAAATACCGGCGGCAAATTGTTTACGGAAAACTATGGACAGGTATCCTCTTATGCGTTAGATCCAATCGAAAAAAAACCGCTGTATCATTTCTATCCCGGCAGCTATATTCTGTCTCTCGGTACCTGGGGTTGTAATTTTTCCTGCCGGTTTTGCCAGAACTGGCAGATTTCCCAGACCAGTCCCCACACGCTGGAGCTTTTGCCGGAAGCTGCGGTCCGGCTGGCCAGGGAGCAGGGTGAGAAGAATATCGGCTTGGCCTTTACCTATTCCGAACCAACGGTCTGGTATGAATATATTTTGGATACTGCCCAGGCTTGTCGCCGGCAGGGATTAAAAACCGTATTGGTAACCAACGGATATATCAATCCGGAACCCCTTGACAAGCTTTTGCCTTATATCGACGCTATGAATATTGACGTAAAAGCGTTTAACCCGGAATTTTACCGGCAAATCTGCGCCGGCAGTTTAGCCGACGTGAAGCAAACGGTAGAAAGAGCGGCGGGCCGCTGTCATGTGGAGATTACTACGCTGCTGATTCCGGGACTGAATGATGGGGCGGGGGAACTGAAGAAACTGGCACAATGGCTGTCGGGAATTGATCCGGCTATTCCTTTGCATTTTTCCCGCTATTTTCCCAATTATCGGCTGGATGTACCGCCGACACCCCTGGATACGATGGAGCAGGCCAGGGAGGTTGCCGGCCGTTTTTTGTCTTATGTATATCTTGGCAATGTGGGCTTGCAGGCGGGAAATACGTATTGTCCGGACTGCGGCTGTTTGGTTATTGACCGTACCCGGCGCCAGAGCTTGCTGACCGGAGACAAAAAATGCCCCCAATGCGGCAGCTTGTCGGCAATTACCGGCGAGATCCGCTATTGATCCTAATAAATAAAGCGATTATAAAATATTTCTTGCATTAATATTCAATCATAATGTATAATTATTAAAGCAAAGGAGGTTGGTTATTCATGAAGGTTAGTATTATCGGGGCAACCGGTTATACCGGAGAAGAATTACTTCGGCTGTTAAGCCGTCATCCGGCAGTCGAAATTACCCATATTACATCCGAAAGTCATACAGGAACACCTATCAGTGATATATATCCTCATCTTACCCGCTTCCAGGGGAAAAAGCTGGAAAGCTTGCAGCAGCTTGACAGCATCGCTGCCGACAGCGATGCTGTATTTATCGGTCTGCCTCACGGCCATGCTATGGCAGTCGGCAAGCAGCTGGCAGGTACGGGGGTTAAAATTATCGATCTGGGGGCGGATTACCGGTTCCGTGATCCGGCAGTATATGAACAGTGGTATAAAGTCCCCCATACTCATCCTGAGGCGCAGGCAGTGTACGGGCTGACCGAATTATATCGTGAACAGATCAAGCGGGCTGCCATCGTTGGCAACCCCGGCTGCTTTACAACCGCCAGTAT
Encoded proteins:
- a CDS encoding N-acetylmuramoyl-L-alanine amidase; amino-acid sequence: MRILSLSRRNLQKVALLSVAVVALNLLALRYLVLDDVDDVDLTLLSGHVVALDPGHGGIDSGARANGFREKDITMAIAEKLTVILQENGAQVFLTRDSDVDYYTPGKGGKRNDLMKRVEIIEASGAQVYVSIHCNAIQARRLSGAQVFYSPKLEENKMLAEGVQRALKKFPPGNKRQAKQDLHILVLNAMNRPGILVEAGYLTNQTEAGLLADSGYQQKLAEQIAKGLAYHFSQNAGR
- the amrB gene encoding AmmeMemoRadiSam system protein B — translated: MTKLVDCALMPHPPIMIPEIGGSELKKIQATVTAAERVAQIIKEDNPQTVVIITPHGPAFKDAASISVHPRLKGNLSAFGVPDVSVGFETDGLLIRHILKQTKRLGVNLVELTDDLAKSYRFRLELDHGAVIPLYYLHKAGFKGQLVHLSIGRLPYEEMYTFGKAVQAAIGALDKRVAVIASGDLSHRLTVDAPAGYSPRGKEFDSQVLSAVKDLDVKTLFHIEPALVEAAGECGLRPIFFLLGVVGGLATQTEILSYEGPFGVGYAVALVRLQSAEKGDDGNAR
- the amrA gene encoding AmmeMemoRadiSam system protein A, with the protein product MPAESAPVVLARESLTYYLTNNRPMLLPAKLAPELSGQAGVFVSLKKNGRLRGCIGTFQPTTAAIGAEIIQNAISAGTEDPRFPAVKLAELADITISVDVLAAPEAVDSPAQLDPQKYGIIVRRGSRRGLLLPMLAGVDTVAEQIAIAREKAGISPGEEIELYRFTVTRYT
- the rpsI gene encoding 30S ribosomal protein S9, which translates into the protein MALVNYYGTGRRKTSVARVRLVPGEGNIIINGRPLVEYFGLKTLELVVKQPLNLTETVGKYDVLAKVEGGGPSGQAGAVRHGISRALLRVDGEYRPALKKAGLLTRDPREKERRKYGLKKARKASQFSKR
- a CDS encoding transglycosylase domain-containing protein, with product MFSRKFWFLLLLIFCTAFWWSGGNLFIHKTFPASAVVKTEIVSGSLSGAYDRIYRIIALKSAVNAKLGNQKMVKIQDIPLPMQQSIIAVEDSRFYRHFGFDIEGILRATLVNMQVGSIAEGGSTITQQLARNLFLTQDRSLERKVEEVILAVDLELRYSKEEILEMYLNTVYFGSGTYGIGDAAKTYFGKTPNKLNLAESAMLAGLPNAPSLISPYVDFNAAKQRQAVVLAAMVRNGYIGPESAAEAKLVPIRLAR
- the amrS gene encoding AmmeMemoRadiSam system radical SAM enzyme, with the translated sequence MREAMYYQPQAAGVAACGLCPKGCMIGEGGAGFCRVRKNTGGKLFTENYGQVSSYALDPIEKKPLYHFYPGSYILSLGTWGCNFSCRFCQNWQISQTSPHTLELLPEAAVRLAREQGEKNIGLAFTYSEPTVWYEYILDTAQACRRQGLKTVLVTNGYINPEPLDKLLPYIDAMNIDVKAFNPEFYRQICAGSLADVKQTVERAAGRCHVEITTLLIPGLNDGAGELKKLAQWLSGIDPAIPLHFSRYFPNYRLDVPPTPLDTMEQAREVAGRFLSYVYLGNVGLQAGNTYCPDCGCLVIDRTRRQSLLTGDKKCPQCGSLSAITGEIRY